The genomic window ACATTTACTGAGGCTTATGCCAGTAGTCATAtttataggtgtttttttttttttttttttctggcaatacTAATGATGTTGTAACTCCAGACTCCTCTCTAATATCCACTTGAAAGGAAGAGGCATCGCAGATCTGGAATCTCACATATCCTGGTCTCTCCCGCGTCCCTAACGGCCTCCCCATCTTGCTCCATTGTCATCCATCTCTTCCAGCCAAGAATGTTGGGATCATTCTCAGATGCTTTGTTTCGTCCCACACCCCATGTCTGATTCGTCAGCAGGTAGCCTTGGCTGTACCTTAAAAGCGTGTCCAGAATTTGACTCCTTGCTCATCCAGTCGCCCTGCTGATCTGGCCTCACCTGGCTTAGGGCCACAGTCCCTCAAACAGCTCTATCAGTGCCCCTACCCATGGCCTGTCCACTGTGGTCCTTTCTCTAcgcagcattaaaaaaaattttttttttcagtttatttattttgaaagggagagagagagcaagagagagagcatgcaagcagggtgggggcagagagagagggagagagaatcccaagcagactctgcattgacagtatgaagcccgatgtgggtctcgagctcacaaaccttgagatcatggcctgagctgaaatcaagggccggatgcctaactgactgagccacccagttgcccctctaCACAGCATTTAGAGGGATTTTTGTGAAAGCATGATTCAAATCACGTTATCCTCTCAATCGCCTcccgaccccacccccaccccccgcccaggtgGCTCCCAGTTCAGATGAACAGCTAGCCGATCAAGGTCATACAAGGTGCCACATGTTCCAGACCCTGCCACCTCTTTGACTTAATCCTCCTTCCTTcactacactgacagcatggaacctatttgggattctctctctctctctctctctctctctctctctctctctctctctccccctctgccccttccctgcttgtgtgcatgtgagcgctcactctctcttttctcaaaataaatattaaaaaaataataaaataaagggaaagagcaCATAACCCATTTGTAAATTATAGGCTACACAACTGGAAAGCATTACTTTTCCATGGATAATATACACAACACATGTATTGCCTCCTTTACATATGGtagcaggtatttttttttttaatttttaaaatttatttatttttgagaatgagagagacagagcacgagcaggggaggggcagagagagagggagacacagaatccgaagcaggctccaggctctgagctgtcagcacagagccccatgtggggcttgaacccacaaactgtaagatcatgacctgagctgaagtcagacgctcaactgactgagcacccccccccaggcgcccctggtagcagatatttttattacttttttttaaagtttacttattttgagagagagagagagagagagagagagagagagagagagagaatcccaagctggctccatgccatcaatgcagagccagacatagggctagatctcatgaacccgtgaaatcatgacctgagtgaaatgaagagtcagacacttaaccaactgagccacccaagtgtgccaagatttgtattttttatttctttattttttattttttaaagtaatctctacctacggtgtggggcttgaacttgtaaccccaagatcaagagttgcatgcccttcggactgagccagccaggagcccttcaGCTCACTATTTTTAGCTGACAGTTTCCATctaacattctttattttttacatcaGAGTGGATACATTAAGCTAGATTCTACTCGGCAAGGAGACTAACAGACTTAGTACCTTTTTATCATCATAATAGACtgcattaaatattattaatagagTAGGCCTCAGTAGAAATGAGGGCATCTTCCATAATAACCGTTTATAAACAGCATTCACTTCTTTACTACAGTGTAGGTTCAGTGAGAGTGAGGGTCTCATGTGCCTTCTACACCAGTGTTTCCCCGGAGCCTGGCATACTGCCTGACCTATAAGAGGCACTGGTTGGATTATCTCCAGAAGCCTCCTATGGGCCAGGCCCTTtgctgggccctgggggcccCCAAATTAATCAGGCCTCGTTCCTGCCTTGGAGTTCTTGACGTCTGAGCATGTGTGGAAAGTGGTGGAAGGAGAGACACTTTGGATCACGCCAAGTAAAGGTGGTCCTGGGAGATAATAATTGGGCTAGGGGTGTGGGAATAGCGTCCCAGACTGAGGGTGGAGGCTTGGGATTGGAGGACCTCAGCTCTGAAGACAGgaccaatagaatagaaagaCCAGGTGTCTAGGTGATCCAGGTGGGCCTGAGGACTGGGCAGAGTTTCTGCAGGATGGAGCCTCAGAAGGAATtccctggggctgggagaggctggagaaAGTTAGAAGGGACTGGGGTGACCTGGAAACACTGGTGGCACTTGGGCAAGACTGGTAGAGACCCAAGGAGACCAAACACTGGGACAGTGTCGGGGAGCCAGGGACCTGAGGTCTTGGGAAAAGCTTCAACACACACATCTTGTCAAGAAAAAGGATGGAGGTTCTGGAGGGCAATTCCATTTTCAACGTCACGTCAGCTGATTCAGGCTCTCCTGGAGGCTGTAGTCTGTCCTTATTGGCTTGAGGGGCATGTGCTGGAGGGCACCAAGAACCTGGGCCCAAAGACAGCCTTTGATGCCAACAACTGCAGAAGCCTGTTGGAGCCTGGTGTGgccacgtgtgtgtgcacacgcgcgtgcctgtgcctgtgtgtgcatgtgccatGGTGAGGGTGGGACTCAGGGAGATGAAGCAGGAGGGGTgtctggttggttcagttgggagagcatgtgactcttgatcttgagaacgtgagtttgagccccaagttgggttagacattaaatcaataaacttaaaaaaaaaaaagagatgaaccaGGGTTAAAGGCTTGAGACTGGAGGTGGAATGTAAATGAAAATGAGTGGGATTGAGGTAGGATTTATAGGACTTGGGGTGGAGTAGGAGGAAGAGGGGCGTGGGGCCAGAAATATGATCCGGCATGGGGATGGGAGTGAGGATAAGGTTAAGTCTCAAGATGAGGATGGGTTTGAGTTGGGGGTTGAGCTTGGGTTTGGAGATGGGGTTGGGGTTGAGTTTGGAGCTGGGTTTGTGAGTAAGAGGATGGAGGTTAGGTCAGGTGGCAGGACAGGGTTAAGGAGTAGGTTGTGCTTGTGCTTGGGGATGGGACTGACCTTAGCGTTGGTGTTGGTGATGAAAGTGGGGTCTGGTTTAGGAATTGAGGTGGAGTTGAGTTTGTTAGAGCTGGGTAGAGCTGGGTTATAAATGGGGCTGGGTTTGGGATTAGGGATGAAGTTATGGATTGGGTTGAGTTGGGGTCAGGTTTGGGAATGAGAATAGGGTTGGGTTGGAGAATAAGGATGGAGTTAAGGATGGGGTTGGGTTTGAAATGGGGTAGAGACTGCAGATGGGCTCTGTGATCTGACACCTCCTTCGTCACACCTCCACGGCCCAGACTTCCTGAAGCCTGTCTGTTGCTCTCCGCTAGAGCTACATCCACCGCCATTTTTGTGTCGGCGCCCTGCTGCTTATGATCTGAATCTCTCTCTGGGAGCCTGCCCTTCTGAGCATGTTCTCAGGAGTGGCCAGCTATCTCAGTGGTGAGGGTCTGGGTGAAGGATGGGGGTTTGCAAACTGGAGTCTCCGATAATGGAAGAGGACCTGGGCtcttgagtcactatgttgtggGGCTGCTGGCTCAAAGTCATCTTCATGACAGAGGTCCTCTTCTAGGCCATTCCCCGGTTCATAGAGGTCAAGTGTGCCTGAGCCTTCTACCTGGGCTGCCACACCTTCACCTGACACTTGCTCATCTGTGAGGCATTACCTAGGACCTGGTATTGGTATGGGCGGAGGGGGCTTGCtcttggagggtgggagggtcctgtgcccctgcccctgccactcaggcaccctgatgaAGGCCACTGGACTGGAGGCCCTGCTCAAAGCAGAGCTGTGTGTGAACTCTTCTTACCAGATAAGGATGTGGGCATGTCTTCCTCCCCACAAACTTTTAGAATTGTGATTCTCCACCCTCTGCTTGCCTTGGGTATAAGCTCCAAGCCATCGATCCAGGAATCTgagcccctgcctgcctgcctcttcctCGAGACCTGAGTCCAGCCCTCCAGACCTTTTGCCCCCTCAGCCCCAAGTATCTTGGCCTCCGGCCCCCTCTTTCTGCAGAGACGCCAAAGTCGGGGCCCCTCTCTTCCAGGATGGAAGGTTGCAGAACCCACAGGAAAGCATGACACAACCCTCAACTGTCCCCTCTGGCCACATCCCCCATTTAACTCACACCCTGGCCTCACTTGCCACCTCCCACCTTGAGGCCCCCAAGCCTCTcacacctcttccaggaagcatCCTCTGATGTTAAGGGCTCTAAAGGTGGGAGGTACAGAACCTAAAACAGACAGGCAAGTTCTGAACCACCCCTCAAACCACTGATGAGATGACACTCTCCACCACACACTATGAGGGGACTTGAATCTCCTTGGGGGGGAGGGCATTGTCAGGGTAACCAGGAAGGGAGGGCTTACTGCGAGAGTCAACTACCGGGAAGTGCAGGAGACCACACCAGCCTGGTTTCAAAGGCTTAAAGGCTTCTCTTTCTGGAGCTCAGAGGACCCACGATCACCAGCTTCTTCATCTCCCAGGCCCCAGACACCCAACTGCTCATCTCCATGGAGCTCTGTCGGTCCTTGGCCTTATTCACTGGCTGCCTGGGCCTGGTGTCTATCCTGATCGCTCTGAGCACGGATTTCTGGTTCGTGGCCATGGGGCCTAACTTTTCACTTCACTCGGGCCTCTGGCCAGAGGGGTTTCACAATACGGTGGCAGGTAAGGGATGGCAGTCtcttttggtggggggggagaggggctgcgTGAGGGGCAGGCACCCAAATCTTCTCTCTTGCACAGCCTACATCCACGTGACACAGAGCTTCAGCATTCTGGCCGCCCTGTGTGGCCTGGTGTCGGTGATCCTCATGGTCCTGTCCTACATCCCCTCACTGTCCATTCCAGGCCGCGGGCCCCTTGCCTCCTCTGTCACAGCCTTTGTTGCAGGTAGATACCAGGCTGTACCTGGGGACTGGGGACTGGTGAGTTCCCACAGAGGTGCTGAGCAGTCTCTTCTGTCTTCATCCTCAGCCATCTTCGTGATGGTGGCCATGGTCGTCTACACCAGTGAGCGGTGGAACCAGTCCCAACACCCCCAGATCCAGTCCTTCTTCTCCTGGTCCTTCTACCTGGGCTGGGTTTCGATGATTCTCTTGCTCTGTGCAGGTAACTGCTGCTCCAGGAACTGGAGAGGCCGGCTGGGGGGCCTCTGagagagcagggtggggcaggtgtTAACCTCTCTCTGTCACCCCAGGTAGCCTGAGTCTGGGTGCTCATTGCAGTGCCCCCCGGCCTGGCTATGACACCTTGTGAGCGAGAGAGGCGACAACAGCAAGATGAGGCGCTATTCTCTGAAGACACCATCAGGAGCCTCAGGCCCCCGCAGCCCCCCCTCCGGCCCTtacccccagccctcccccaaccccttcatttgcttctttacccattcaacaaacatttgctgggATCTGGTAATTCTGGGATTAATTCCTTCATGACATAAGCTGAGGGCAagccagctccatgctgggtgACAGAAAGGACTCAGAGCCCTTACCTGTCATCCGTCTGCTACCAGCCGGTATAGGGGCCACTGTGGCCCCATGTCAGCTCCCTTCTCCAGGCCTTGCCTTTCTCCCTGTTTCCATCTCAAGACcctgtcctttgtctttcccACATTAGTGCTCTTTCCTTCTTACTCCCTGATTTTGCCACCCCTGTCTTCCCTATGGTCCTCCTtgctcatttcattcattcattcattctttcactccTTCAGCTGGCTTCTCCTGAGTTCATCCTTTCTGTTGGGTCTCCCTGGGGATGCTGATGGGAACCTGAGACCTGGGCCTTGCCCACTGGGGGCTGCAAGTCCGGTGGGGGAATTGAgatggcagggcagagcctgggatGGTGGGGAGAAAGGCCGCGTCAggcggtggtggggggaggtgagcTTTCTGGGGAGAGGGTGTTTAGGGGTTTCTCGAGGGCCAAGGCAAAGTCATCCGGGCAGTGGGGCCCAAAGGTGTGGAGAGGCTGGAGGTTTTCAGGGGATGGAGAACAGTGCTCTGTGGCAGAATGTGGAATGCAGAGGCCATTGGGGTGTgagggtggagaggtgggtgAGAGCCAGGCCCCTAAGGCCACAGTGACTCTCTCTTGAGAGCAATGGGGGGCTAGAAGAAGGTTGTGAGGCGGGGAGGGACAGCACCAGCTGCAGGTGCCCTATAGATCCCTCTGGGATATGCAGGGAGGTCAGAAAGGACAAAGGAGCTCGGCAATGCAATGGGTATGACTGGGACTGGGGCATGAGACGGAAAAGAGGGAAGGGGCCAGAAAGATTCAGGGGCCAGAAGGAACGGGACACAGGGATCCAAGGGCTTTGTGGAGTGATGGGCAGGAGGGGGCCAGGTTAGTGCCCAGGGTTCTGGTGCAACCAACTTGGGTGGGATGGTAGGGTCATCCCTGTTTTGGTGGGAGATGTTGAGCTCAGTTGGGATGTGGTTGGCAGGGGTCTGGGACAGAGAAGTGGGCTGGAGATGGTTTGGGTTGCTATCAGAGAATCAGTGGCCGAGGGAGCCGTGGCTTCGAGGAAACTCATCGGGTAAGAAGGTGCAGGATGGAGATTCCAGGAAAACCAGCCCTGGGAAGTGGAGGGAAGATCAAGAACAGGAGCCTGCATGGGGGTCTGAGAGGGCACAGCCAGAGAGTTGGGGGCCTGGAGAGCTTCTGGGGTCAAGGGAAGAATTTTCAGAAGGATATGGTCTATCGTGTCATGGCCATctgactctgagctgtcacttTGTTAGAAAAGCTGTGTGTATGTgggtttatgtgtgtgtgggggtgtgggtgggtggtTGTCTCTTTAAGTGGCTGATGGGAGAGGGGGTTCTGGAACTCCTCCTGCCTCACAGAGACCcagtctcccttcccccacacctcTGGACTCTGTGTCTAAGAAGCCCCCCTGAGCTGGGTGTCAGTCATTTAGGTGGGTGTGtgcatgggggctgggggagggcactGGACAGGTTACAGGCACACTCCACTGAAGAATGGAGatctttgaaagacagagaggtcCTTAAGCTGTGACTCCCTGTGGGTAAGGTCTCAAAGCGCCCAATAGTAGCAGTAGGACATGGGGGAGAAGGAGGTCTTGGGTTTGGGAAGGGCCTGAGGGAGGGGTCCCCAGACAGGGGTGCTGGGGTGAAGTCTGGGATATGTAGGGACATGTGTGTGTGGGTCTCAAGGGCTTGAAAGAGCTGAGACAGGGGCCTGGGGACGGGAGGGCTGTTGGCCAATCTTGCGTGTGTGACCCTCCGCAGCAGCCTCCCTGGCACGGGGGTGAAGCGGCGCCTTCAGAGCAGGGGCACCTTGCTGGGCTTCTTGGCCCAAATCCTCACGATTCTCTCTACTGCCACCAACTACTGGATCCGCTACCCAGGGGGCCACAGTGGCCTGTGGCAGGAGTGTAATGGCGGCATCTGCTCCAACATCCCCTGCCAGAGTGAGGCCCCGCCCGCCCAGATGTCCCCCACTGGAcagacagcacccccccccccaaccccggcacTGAGCCCAGCTGGCCCCCTCGCCTCACACAACAGCTGGGCACATCCTGCGgcgcccccaccctcaccccttcctCTCCAGTCTCAGATCCACCTGCTCCTCCGCGACAAAGACTACCACGAACCCCCACTTTGGGATCTGCTCCCCTGTTGGGACCTTAACCGCCCCTCATGAAGCAACTTGCGAGTCCCTATCCAAACTAGACCggcgggtgggggtggtggcCCGGGGCGGCACCGGCGCGCGGCTGAGGCGGCCGCTCCCCCCAGCCATGCTGGCGGTGGCGGGCGCGTGCATGGTGCTGGCGGCGTGCTCCGCCGTCGTGGGTTTGGTGATGGGGCTGCGGATTCTGTACCACGAGGGTGACTCGCGGGGCCAGACTATGAGCGGCACCTTCTTCCTCTGCGGTGAGATGGTAGCGGGCCCCCAGGCATAGGGCGGGCTTGGGAGTTGCGGGGGACAGGGGCCCAGGGTCTCGCACTTGGAGGCGCTCGGAAGGGAATGAGGGGAGGGGCCGGAGACCCAGAGGAGGGcgtggctgggaggaggggcgTGGCCTGGGCGACGGGCGCGGTCTAGGGGCGCCTCGGCTCTGCGCCCTGGCTACGCTCACCCAGGGCGCGGGGCCcagggctgctgctgctgatcGCCCTGACAGGCTACACCGTCAAGAACGCGTGGAAAAACGACGTCTTCTTCTCATGGTCCTATTTTTCGGGGTGGCTGGCTTTACCCTTCTCTATTCTCGCGGGTAACCTGGACAGCGGGAAGAGGGTGGAGGAGACTGCCctgagcacccccctccccacagacTCCCCGTCGCCCTCCCAGGGACTCCCCAGCACACTCCGCTCCCGACTCCCGCACACCCGGCAGGATCGCCCTTAGAGCTCCGAACCCCCGTCCCGGGGAGCTCCCGGTCATCCGCCCCAGGACCCACCGTCCCCCACCCGCCCTCCGCTCCTCTCCCGCCAGGCTTCTGCTTTCTGCTGGCGGACATGATCGTGCAGAGCACGGACGCCATCAGCGGATTCCCCGTGTGCTTGTGACCGCAGCCTGCCTGGGGCAGAATAAAGGAACGGCTTTCACCGCCGCGGCTCGTGTGCCTTTCTGGGGGACACGAACGCACGTGGGAACATGGATATGAAGAGCACGGGGGACCGGGACACGGGGATCCCTGGGGGCTCAGGGAGGACATAAGCACATGAACCTACAGGGAACGTGGAACATGGGGACACGAGCTTGGAGAGGACAAGGCACACGGACTGGGAGGGGGAACGGGAATCAGGGGTAGTGGGGTCAGGAGCGCACAAGGTCGTTTGGAGGGGATGTAGGGACTTGCAGGGAAAACGAGTATAGGGGAACATAAGGGGCATGATCATGGGACGAGGAacatggcaaaaagaaaatggggagacACAAGAGGACGTAGGGGACACGAGCATGGCGACTTGTACAGTTGAGGAAAAGGCGGGGGACTGGGGAAGGGGATAAATCGAGGACACTGGGAAAAGTTTAGAATTCGTGGGAGGAACTCCACTCCGGCAGCATCTCCCTACGCTCACGGCCTTTCCCCTAGTTCCCGGCCACGCCCCCTCCTCTAGGTCCGTTTCCTTTCCCCTCGGGTCCCGCCTCTTTGTCCAAGATTCGTTCCCTATTGGCCCCAATCCTCTTGCCACACCTGCTTCCCTTCCGGGCCTCCGGTTGGTCCTCTGTTGGGGCGGAGGCGGGCACCACAGCGGTTGACTGGCTGGCTGCGTGGGGCGCAGGCGCAGAGAGGGGCGGGGTGCGGGGGCGGGACGAGAAGTCTCGGTCTGGGCGCCCAGCGAGCTCACTGACCCCGgcaggtggcagaggcaggaagatGGCGGAGCTGCGTGCGCTCGTGGCTGTCAAGAGGGTCATCGACTTCGCTGTGAAggtgaccgcccccccccccaacctccccgaATCCCGCGGCCGTGTGCTTCCGGGGTCACTGTATGGGAGGTCTTCTCATACCTCTGATCTCTCCCGCTCTTCCCCCAAACGTCAAAGTACACCAGAGGGCAAAGATCAAGGACTGTGAGGTTCAGACTTCAGATCTCTCTTCATTCAGACCAGGCCCCTCTGGGGTCATGACCCCGTTCCCTTTTCTCGAGTCTGGACTCGCTGTCTTCATAGGGTGCAGTGCGAGTTACCTTCTCTATTTCTTACCTGCTGGAGGTGTCATGGCCCCTATTTATTAAcacatggagaaactgaggcacagagaggtcactCAGCTAGGATGGGATAGAGCTGAGATTTCCgctccaggtctgtctgactcctcAACCCAACTAAATGCTTTGCACACAAGCCACACTTTAACCTTTAGGCTGCTTTGCACACCCCGTTGATTATTCCAATACCGGGCGCTGTGGGAACCCAGAAACTGTCTTTTACCCTACGTAGCCACAGGGTGAGTGAAGAGGTCCTgctgggaagggagggtggagtGTTTGCTGGAGACGGAATCCCGTCGGACTGAGCTGGTGGAATGACTCACATTCTCCatgagggggctgggggcagcgtCTCTGAGGGCCTGGCTTGCCCCCAGAGAGAAGCTGGTCTGGACAGAGGTGAATCAGACGCAGTCTCGCAGGCCCGTGTCTCCTATTACTTGGCTTAAAGCAGACTGAAGGTGGTGACTGCCCGTCCACGTGTGTCCCCACCATCAGACTGGGGTTCCACCTCTGCGTCTCCAGCATTGCCCAGCATAGGGCCTAGCTTGCCAGAGGCCTCGGGATGCATGAAACCAGGGCCCCTGccagtttggggggtggggtgggcaggaggtCCCGGCAGCCGGGCTTGGCGTGGAAGCTTCAGTGATCGTAACTGCCCATGTGTAGTGAGCGATTACTACGGAGGGGCAGGGCTCCAAGTCCTTGACAGAGATTAACCCATTCAGTGCTTTCAAAAGCCGCTAGGTGTTATCAGTCCCGTTggacaggtgaagaaactgagtaCCGTGGAGGTTCTGTTACCTGCCAGGTCACCCCGCTCCAGGCCACCAGAGTCAGAATCACAAGTGCAGGCAAGTCCCGCTCtggtctctcctcctccccttttcacTCAGCAGCTGGGAGGCCTGATGACAGCAAATGGCAGGGATGTTGCTCGGGGTCCTGGGACCTGCTCTCCTGGTTTCCTCCGACCTGTAACTGTTCCTTCGGGCTCCGTCGCCCCCTGGGTCTCCTTCTGCCCCAGTCCTGGTCTCCATGGCCTGAGATGCCTAGGTCGTATTTGTCTCCCCGACCCGGCAGGCTCCAGTTTCATGGGCTTTGGGTCGCAGCCGCATCCAGCACAGGGACTGGCATGGGTGTGTGCCAAATGAGAGAACAAAGAGGGGGTGTCAGCTGCTGTCCTGTCCCTCCGGTCTATCCTCTCCCAGCCTCACAGCTCTTCCTGCACTGGGAGCTGCCCCGAGGCTCCCCAGCACCCTCAGGACAAAGTCCCAGCCCCTCAGTGTTTGAGACCCTTCGTGGTCCGGCCTTGGCCCCTGTTCTGCCGTCCACGGTGCCCTGTTCCTCCCTTACCCCTTGTGCTTCCATAGCTCCCACCTAATCTTTCCTGACAGACAGGGCCCCTTCTTGGCTAGGGCCCTTGTCCCCGCTGGGCCTTCTGCTTGGATACCCTTCCCTCTCCAGCCCTACTTGTACCTCCCTTGTCCTGCTTAACGCTGATCTGTCAATCACATCGGCATTTAGTGATTCTCTGGTATCCCCTGTCCCAACCCTCTCATGCTCCTTGTTGTGTCCTTGGACACTCCTGCAGCCCCCTGGGCTTGCCTCTCTGCACTCTTCTCCCACACTGGattgggatcctctgtccacccagatgtcccctcccccccatcggTGGCTCCTCAGGGTGCATGCACTTCGTTCCACTCTTGCCTCACTTGTCACCTTCTCTGGGAGGCCTGCCCTGGATCCTGACTTAAAGTTGCAACCCCCATtgttcctgtcccctccctggctGTAATTTCACCCATACTCTTGTCTCTTTGTAATCTCCTCTCATTTACTGATTGTTCTCTTtagtgtctgtctctccttccagaaTTCCAGctccagggtggggaggagggtctgTCTGATGTAGTCACTGCTGTCTTAGTCATTGGTTCCCTCACAAGAACGGTTCAGAGCCAACTCCAGGCCAGCTGCCTGGGTCAGCTTCctactatgtgaccttggggagCTGCGTAACCACTCTGAGCCTTATTTTCCTCCACCCTACAGCAGGGATAACAAGAGTATCTCCTGAATTGGGTGGCGGTGAAGATCGGATAAGctcttagaatagtgcctggctatggggcgccagggtggctctgtcggttgagcgtccaacctcagctcaggtcataatctcacggtttgtgagtttgagccccgccttgggctctgtgctgacagcttggagcctgctttggattctgtgtctccccatctctgcccctctccccacttgcactctgtctctctctctctctctctcaaaaacaagtgttggctgGCACGCAGTGAGTATTGTTATTATTGATAGTACTAGTAATGCAAGTTTATTTAGTCATTTGCTCAGAAACAGATGCTGTGCTCAGTGTGTGTCCGTGTGCACGTCTGTGATTGTGTGTTTAGGGTATTACTCAATAGGCAACCAGTGACACTCAGTTCTGGCCCATGAGGCTGTACCCTTCAGAGTTTCTTTCGAGGCCCGGGGAGAGGCCGAGTCGATTTTTGCATTCGTGATTTGGtatgcattttctatttatttatttatttttgtttttcttattttttattttattttattctttttttttaatatatgaaatttattgtcaaattggtttccatacaacacccagtgctcatcccaaaaggtgccctcctcaatacccatcccccaccctcccctccctcccaccccccatcaaccctcagtttgttctcagtttttaagagtctcttatgctttggctctctcccactctaacctctttttttttttttttttcccttcccctcccccatgggtttctgttaagtttctcaggatccacataagagtgaaaccatatggtatctgtctttctctgtatggcttatttcacttagcatcacactctccagttccatccacattgctacaaagggccatatttcgttctttctcattgccctgtagtactccattgtgtatataaaccacaatttctttatccattcatcaggtgatggacatttaggctctttccatcatttggctattgttgagagtgctgctataaacattggggtacaagtgcccctatgcatcagta from Panthera tigris isolate Pti1 chromosome E2, P.tigris_Pti1_mat1.1, whole genome shotgun sequence includes these protein-coding regions:
- the NKG7 gene encoding protein NKG7 isoform X1: MELCRSLALFTGCLGLVSILIALSTDFWFVAMGPNFSLHSGLWPEGFHNTVAAYIHVTQSFSILAALCGLVSVILMVLSYIPSLSIPGRGPLASSVTAFVAAIFVMVAMVVYTSERWNQSQHPQIQSFFSWSFYLGWVSMILLLCAVPPGLAMTPCERERRQQQDEALFSEDTIRSLRPPQPPLRPLPPALPQPLHLLLYPFNKHLLGSGNSGINSFMT
- the NKG7 gene encoding protein NKG7 isoform X2 → MELCRSLALFTGCLGLVSILIALSTDFWFVAMGPNFSLHSGLWPEGFHNTVAAYIHVTQSFSILAALCGLVSVILMVLSYIPSLSIPGRGPLASSVTAFVAAIFVMVAMVVYTSERWNQSQHPQIQSFFSWSFYLGWVSMILLLCAGSLSLGAHCSAPRPGYDTL
- the CLDND2 gene encoding claudin domain-containing protein 2 gives rise to the protein MVWVAIRESVAEGAVASRKLIGSLPGTGVKRRLQSRGTLLGFLAQILTILSTATNYWIRYPGGHSGLWQECNGGICSNIPCQTMLAVAGACMVLAACSAVVGLVMGLRILYHEGDSRGQTMSGTFFLCGLLLLIALTGYTVKNAWKNDVFFSWSYFSGWLALPFSILAGFCFLLADMIVQSTDAISGFPVCL